One genomic region from Thalassotalea sp. PS06 encodes:
- a CDS encoding DUF2333 family protein, whose product MAFFTSFRALSIAGAVVVFLFYLLGGFWSFEPDTFNVKEAAIQEAKANNVDPVVGYTTTTTLIKVAEKLWDKPGGYLSNDIMPPSVFLDNIPAWEFGVLEMTRDLSLAMRQSFSRSQSQSSENKFLKSAQPKFNNDAHKWAFPSAESMYKKGVQDLYKYRNVLADPSQQGAQFYARADNLHDWLREVEKRLGSYSQRLSASVGRSQLNTDLAGDRNARQSTQGSPEYMVKTSWWKIDDEFYEARGACWALLHFLKAVEVDFADVLKDKNANVSLQQIIRELEASQATVWSPMVLNGSGFGLSANHSLVMANYISRANAALIDLRELLSKG is encoded by the coding sequence ATGGCTTTTTTCACGTCTTTTCGAGCACTTTCTATTGCCGGTGCTGTGGTGGTGTTTCTGTTTTATTTATTAGGGGGTTTCTGGAGCTTCGAACCAGACACCTTCAATGTTAAAGAAGCGGCGATACAAGAAGCCAAGGCGAACAATGTTGATCCGGTTGTGGGCTACACCACCACAACGACCTTGATTAAAGTTGCCGAAAAGCTTTGGGATAAACCTGGTGGGTATCTGTCGAATGACATTATGCCGCCTTCGGTATTTCTCGATAATATTCCTGCCTGGGAATTCGGGGTTCTGGAAATGACCCGGGATCTATCCCTTGCCATGCGTCAGTCATTCTCCCGTTCACAATCCCAGTCTTCGGAAAATAAATTCCTGAAAAGCGCTCAGCCTAAGTTTAACAATGACGCTCATAAATGGGCGTTTCCAAGTGCTGAAAGTATGTATAAAAAAGGTGTTCAGGATCTATATAAATACCGCAATGTGCTTGCCGACCCTTCGCAACAAGGTGCACAGTTTTATGCTCGTGCTGACAACTTGCACGACTGGTTGCGAGAAGTGGAGAAACGATTAGGTAGCTATTCGCAACGCTTAAGTGCCAGCGTGGGGCGTAGCCAGTTAAATACCGATTTAGCGGGTGATCGTAACGCCCGTCAGTCTACTCAGGGTAGCCCGGAATATATGGTAAAAACCAGCTGGTGGAAAATTGATGATGAGTTTTACGAAGCTCGAGGTGCGTGTTGGGCACTACTGCATTTTCTAAAAGCGGTGGAAGTCGATTTTGCCGATGTATTAAAAGATAAAAACGCCAACGTCAGTTTGCAGCAAATTATTCGTGAGCTGGAAGCTAGTCAGGCGACCGTATGGAGCCCAATGGTGTTAAATGGTAGCGGCTTTGGTTTATCCGCCAACCATTCATTAGTAATGGCTAACTACATCTCACGAGCTAACGCCGCGCTAATCGATTTACGCGAACTACTAAGCAAAGGCTAA
- a CDS encoding glycoside hydrolase family 3 C-terminal domain-containing protein: MQKRKLLTIAMASALVACSPKPASENNQSTETASNSYADKQARLAAVETNVETLLSQLTLEEKISLVHASGKFHIDAIERLGIPELWLSDGPHGVRHQIARYSWDSAGWDDDHSTYLPHLTSVAASWDPNMATMHGNVLGAEARDRGKDIILGPGINLARLPLYGRNFEYMGEDPFLAASLVVPEVHAIQSHDVAANAKHYALNTQELNRIGVNAKPDERTLREVYLPAFEAAVKEGGVYSIMGAYNEFRGTNANQSKHLVMDILKGEWGFDGVLLTDWNVDINTYDAAVNGLDLEMGTNVENYDDYFLAKPFQKMIEEGKIDESVLDDKVRRVLRLMQRVGLFDDNRLAGSRNTKEHQQAARTIGANGVVLLKNQDNILPLDKSKLKNVLVLGPNTDKKHGQGGGSSEVKSLYEVTPLQGLKNALGEGVNIQVMRARSSSLAPIAADYIASRHWTGTPAWTVAYYQDAERTELVSENWIVNSEFKAKNAEQTYVTMKAQVKPLQSGIHTLNLQVAGDIDIAINGESVITESTGADKQSFTAEAQLTAGTEYEFTINYSGSGEYVLGWDAPGSLFTPEEEYLAAAKDADAVIYFGGLSHGDDREAIDRPDMKLPNSQDEIISKLLSANPDTLVFLVAGSAVEMPWEQDAKAIVWGWYGGQEAGNAFADVIFGDVNPGAKMPMVLPKRLEDSPAIALDDYNEIESFYKEGVFIGHRWFEQQNIEPLFAFGHGLSYTSFTLQDLRLSTDSFDGEGKLGVTVNVTNTGQRQGAEVVQLYLHDVKAKVERPYKELKGFAKVFLKPGESQDVFIEIDKRDMSFWDVDSNDWLAEPGEFEVLIGTASDNIVLQKGFTLQ; encoded by the coding sequence ATGCAAAAACGTAAATTATTAACCATTGCCATGGCTTCGGCCCTGGTGGCTTGTAGCCCTAAGCCGGCAAGCGAAAATAATCAATCTACAGAAACGGCGAGCAACAGCTATGCCGATAAACAAGCACGTTTGGCCGCCGTTGAAACCAATGTAGAAACACTGTTATCGCAATTGACTCTGGAAGAGAAAATCTCCCTGGTTCATGCCAGTGGTAAGTTTCATATTGATGCTATTGAACGACTGGGTATTCCCGAACTTTGGTTATCCGATGGTCCTCACGGAGTCCGGCATCAGATCGCACGTTATAGCTGGGATTCAGCTGGCTGGGATGATGATCATTCTACCTATTTACCACATTTGACTTCTGTGGCTGCCAGTTGGGATCCGAATATGGCGACCATGCATGGCAACGTTTTAGGCGCAGAGGCCAGAGATCGCGGTAAGGACATTATCTTAGGGCCGGGCATAAATCTCGCCCGTTTACCTTTGTATGGCCGTAACTTTGAATATATGGGGGAAGACCCTTTCCTGGCGGCGAGCCTGGTCGTACCGGAAGTTCACGCGATTCAAAGCCATGATGTGGCGGCAAATGCCAAACACTATGCGTTAAATACCCAAGAGCTAAACCGCATTGGGGTAAACGCTAAGCCTGACGAACGCACCCTGCGAGAAGTTTACCTGCCGGCGTTTGAAGCCGCGGTTAAAGAAGGTGGCGTGTACTCAATCATGGGCGCATATAACGAGTTTCGTGGCACCAATGCTAACCAGTCGAAACACCTGGTTATGGATATCTTAAAAGGTGAGTGGGGCTTTGACGGTGTGCTGTTAACGGACTGGAACGTTGATATCAATACCTATGATGCCGCCGTGAATGGTCTGGATCTGGAAATGGGTACTAACGTTGAAAATTATGATGATTACTTTCTTGCCAAACCATTCCAGAAAATGATTGAAGAGGGCAAGATTGACGAGTCTGTGCTTGATGATAAGGTTCGCCGCGTGCTTCGTTTGATGCAGCGTGTTGGCTTATTCGATGACAATCGACTTGCCGGCAGTCGCAATACCAAAGAGCATCAGCAAGCGGCCAGAACCATTGGCGCCAATGGTGTGGTGCTGCTAAAAAACCAGGATAACATCTTGCCTCTTGATAAAAGTAAGTTGAAGAACGTTCTGGTGCTTGGTCCTAATACCGATAAAAAGCATGGCCAGGGTGGTGGTTCTTCAGAAGTTAAATCTTTGTATGAAGTAACGCCGCTGCAAGGGCTGAAAAATGCCTTAGGTGAAGGTGTGAATATCCAGGTGATGCGAGCGCGTTCCAGTTCTTTAGCGCCAATTGCGGCCGATTACATTGCCAGTCGTCACTGGACCGGTACACCTGCATGGACGGTTGCGTATTATCAGGATGCAGAGCGAACCGAGCTGGTTAGCGAGAACTGGATTGTTAACTCTGAATTTAAAGCGAAAAATGCTGAGCAGACTTATGTAACTATGAAGGCTCAGGTTAAGCCTTTACAGTCCGGAATACATACTTTGAATCTGCAAGTTGCCGGCGACATCGATATTGCTATCAATGGTGAGTCGGTGATTACTGAGTCGACTGGCGCCGATAAACAGAGTTTTACCGCTGAGGCGCAACTTACCGCCGGTACGGAATACGAATTCACTATCAACTACAGTGGTAGTGGTGAATATGTGCTTGGTTGGGATGCGCCGGGTAGCTTGTTTACGCCGGAAGAGGAATATCTTGCCGCCGCGAAAGATGCCGATGCGGTAATATATTTCGGTGGCTTGAGCCATGGTGATGATCGTGAAGCGATAGACCGTCCGGATATGAAATTACCTAACTCCCAGGATGAAATCATCAGCAAGTTGTTGTCCGCAAATCCAGACACATTAGTGTTTTTAGTTGCAGGTTCTGCAGTTGAAATGCCGTGGGAGCAGGACGCCAAAGCGATTGTCTGGGGCTGGTACGGTGGTCAGGAAGCTGGAAATGCCTTTGCTGATGTTATCTTCGGCGATGTGAACCCGGGCGCTAAAATGCCAATGGTGTTGCCAAAGCGCCTTGAAGATTCTCCGGCAATCGCCCTGGATGATTACAATGAGATTGAGTCATTCTATAAAGAAGGGGTATTTATCGGGCATCGTTGGTTTGAGCAACAAAACATTGAGCCTTTATTTGCCTTTGGTCACGGTCTTTCCTACACAAGCTTTACGTTACAGGATCTGCGTTTATCAACGGATAGCTTTGATGGCGAGGGTAAGCTGGGTGTAACGGTAAACGTCACCAATACCGGCCAGCGTCAAGGCGCGGAAGTAGTGCAGTTATATCTACATGATGTTAAAGCAAAAGTGGAGCGCCCTTATAAAGAGCTGAAAGGTTTCGCCAAGGTGTTTTTAAAACCGGGAGAAAGCCAGGACGTATTCATTGAAATTGATAAGCGTGATATGTCGTTCTGGGATGTGGACAGTAACGACTGGCTCGCCGAACCGGGTGAGTTCGAAGTGCTTATTGGTACCGCCAGCGACAATATTGTTCTGCAAAAAGGCTTTACGCTGCAATAA
- a CDS encoding sodium:solute symporter family protein yields the protein MNLTTLDLGIIALYLIATLAVGFWISKRASKNIEGYFLGGKTLPWYYLGLSNASGMFDISGTMWLVYLLFIYGLKSIYIPWLWPTFNQIFLMVFLSIWLRRSGVMTGAEWINFRFGEGRGAKLSHLIVVVFALFSVLGFLAYGFVGIGKFAAAFLPWQLAADPHHNEIAYGLIFTAITTIYVVKGGMFSVVITEVLQFFIMTIASIAIGVIAMMQVSPEMLAAVTPDGWYDVGFGWQLDLDWRGILDSANQRIVDDGFSLFTVFMMLVLFKGILSSMAGPAPNYDMQRILSARTPVEAAKMSWFVNVVLIVPRYMMITGLAVLALAFFIPDLAAMGDDVDFEQILPFALSNYIPTGLLGIVVAGLLASFMSTFAATTNAAPAYVVNDIYKKYINPNAEDKTYVKVSYLVSLVFVIIGTAIGLFVPSLNDIILWLVSALWGGYTAANMLKWYWWRFNGHGYFIGMLTGMVATVPLAFVDLSPLEGFPLLFAASLLGCIVATYLTPAEDMETLTNFYRKTRPWGFWKPVIAEIQKQQPDFEPNRQFARDMGNVLVGIIWHTSLTATAIFLVIQSWTELYVSLGLVAVTSIYLKRMWWDRLSDEDTPQPQSQKTLAMD from the coding sequence ATGAACCTCACAACACTCGATTTAGGCATCATTGCCTTATATTTAATTGCCACATTAGCGGTGGGTTTTTGGATTTCCAAACGCGCTTCTAAGAATATTGAAGGCTACTTCCTGGGTGGTAAAACCTTACCCTGGTATTACCTCGGACTGTCGAATGCTTCTGGTATGTTTGATATCAGCGGTACCATGTGGCTCGTTTATTTACTGTTTATATACGGCCTGAAAAGTATCTATATTCCCTGGCTATGGCCGACATTCAATCAGATTTTCCTGATGGTGTTTCTATCAATCTGGTTGCGCCGCTCAGGCGTTATGACAGGGGCTGAATGGATAAACTTTCGATTTGGCGAAGGGCGTGGAGCAAAGCTTAGCCACCTGATTGTTGTGGTATTCGCGCTATTTTCCGTGCTTGGTTTTCTCGCCTATGGTTTTGTCGGTATTGGTAAGTTTGCCGCCGCATTCCTACCCTGGCAGTTAGCCGCAGACCCTCATCACAATGAAATTGCCTATGGTCTGATTTTCACCGCCATTACCACCATCTATGTAGTCAAAGGCGGCATGTTCTCGGTGGTTATCACCGAAGTGTTGCAGTTTTTCATTATGACGATTGCCAGTATCGCGATTGGCGTTATTGCGATGATGCAGGTTTCTCCAGAAATGCTCGCCGCAGTGACGCCGGATGGTTGGTATGACGTTGGCTTTGGCTGGCAGTTGGATCTGGACTGGCGCGGTATTTTAGATTCAGCCAATCAGCGTATCGTTGATGACGGATTTTCTCTGTTTACTGTGTTTATGATGCTGGTGCTATTTAAAGGCATTTTATCAAGCATGGCAGGCCCCGCACCAAACTATGATATGCAGCGGATATTGTCGGCGCGAACGCCGGTAGAAGCGGCAAAAATGAGCTGGTTTGTGAATGTTGTGCTGATTGTTCCACGTTACATGATGATCACCGGTCTGGCGGTGTTAGCGCTGGCCTTCTTTATCCCGGATCTGGCAGCCATGGGTGACGATGTCGATTTTGAACAAATCCTGCCCTTTGCCCTGAGTAATTATATTCCCACAGGTTTATTAGGTATTGTGGTTGCCGGTTTACTGGCAAGCTTTATGTCGACCTTCGCCGCAACGACCAACGCCGCCCCAGCATACGTGGTAAATGATATTTATAAGAAATACATTAACCCCAATGCCGAAGACAAAACTTATGTGAAAGTCAGTTATCTGGTATCGCTGGTGTTTGTTATTATCGGTACCGCAATCGGTTTATTTGTCCCGTCTTTAAATGACATCATTCTTTGGTTGGTATCGGCGCTTTGGGGCGGATATACCGCTGCTAACATGTTGAAATGGTATTGGTGGCGCTTCAATGGCCACGGTTATTTCATCGGTATGCTTACCGGTATGGTCGCGACCGTGCCATTGGCTTTTGTCGACTTATCGCCACTTGAAGGATTCCCGTTACTGTTTGCCGCATCCTTGCTCGGTTGTATCGTTGCCACCTATCTGACGCCAGCTGAAGACATGGAAACCTTAACGAATTTTTATCGAAAGACCCGACCGTGGGGCTTTTGGAAACCGGTGATTGCAGAGATTCAAAAACAACAACCAGACTTTGAACCGAATCGCCAATTCGCTCGCGATATGGGCAATGTTTTGGTAGGGATTATCTGGCATACGTCGTTAACGGCGACTGCTATCTTCCTGGTTATTCAGTCCTGGACCGAACTATACGTTAGCCTGGGCTTAGTGGCAGTGACGTCAATTTATTTAAAACGGATGTGGTGGGATCGATTATCAGACGAAGATACACCGCAACCACAATCGCAAAAAACTCTGGCAATGGATTAA
- a CDS encoding LacI family DNA-binding transcriptional regulator, which yields MKQKSITIREVAKHIGVSIATVSRAISQPQRVSKKTLEKVQKAVDELGYRPNLLSQNFRHKRSNTLIVLIPNIENLFFAQLIRGIESVAQQAGYNVLLGDTQDSPLREDKFINLVETQQADGIIQLATFNPSISLLPTTEIPLISAGGSANTPYPTIRIDNAGAAADIAEHLIALGHQDAAIITGLSDDQNTYERLKGFRRAWQAKGLALDDKQIVAGDYSLKSGYLAGKEIIHRLPETTAIFCFNDEMAMGACKAVREAGLNIPDDISVVGFDGLQVGEYNEPPLTTVQQPGRLLGEQAAQYLLQWIEGNKPADADIIVKHQLLVRKSTGPVQKG from the coding sequence ATGAAACAAAAAAGTATCACTATTCGTGAAGTCGCCAAGCATATCGGGGTATCAATCGCCACGGTATCAAGAGCGATCAGTCAGCCACAGCGGGTCAGTAAAAAGACGCTGGAGAAAGTTCAAAAGGCAGTTGATGAGTTAGGCTATCGTCCAAATCTGCTGTCGCAAAATTTTCGTCATAAACGTTCCAACACCCTGATTGTACTGATCCCAAATATTGAAAACCTATTCTTCGCGCAATTAATACGGGGCATAGAATCGGTGGCCCAACAGGCGGGATATAATGTGTTGTTAGGAGATACCCAAGACAGTCCTCTGCGGGAAGATAAATTTATCAATCTGGTGGAAACCCAGCAGGCAGATGGCATTATTCAGCTTGCGACTTTCAACCCGAGTATTTCCCTGTTACCGACTACCGAAATTCCATTAATTTCCGCTGGTGGTAGCGCCAATACCCCCTACCCGACCATTCGTATCGATAATGCCGGTGCCGCCGCCGACATTGCTGAACACCTGATTGCATTGGGGCATCAAGATGCCGCGATTATTACCGGCCTTAGCGATGATCAAAATACCTATGAACGTCTGAAGGGATTTCGAAGAGCCTGGCAGGCAAAAGGGCTAGCGCTCGATGACAAGCAAATCGTTGCCGGCGATTACTCACTAAAATCAGGATATCTGGCCGGTAAAGAAATCATCCATAGACTTCCTGAAACCACAGCTATCTTTTGCTTTAATGACGAAATGGCGATGGGCGCCTGCAAAGCTGTTCGAGAAGCAGGCCTTAATATACCCGACGATATTTCTGTGGTTGGTTTTGATGGTTTACAGGTAGGAGAATATAACGAGCCACCGCTAACGACGGTTCAACAACCTGGGCGTTTGCTTGGCGAGCAGGCGGCTCAATATTTGTTGCAATGGATTGAGGGTAACAAGCCAGCCGATGCAGATATTATCGTCAAACATCAGCTGCTTGTCAGAAAAAGTACAGGCCCTGTGCAAAAGGGCTAG